The region TACTGTGCTTTTGGTTCAAATTTATACAAATAAAGCTTGAAAATATCTAGGGCTCGTTGCCTCATTTCTTGGTGTTGATTATAAATTATAACTTTCAGCAGAGCTTCCCATATACTTTTATTACCTTCTAAATCAAGTATGAAGTGACTCAactttggagttctttttaaaAGCATTTCTAGTGTACACAATCCTTTCAATATAACGTAATTACTGTAAGAATCCaaaagttttgaaataaaaattagagATGAACGAAATATGTAAGTGCTACTATATATTCTTGGAACAACTTCATAATCAACATTTTCATCCAACAGAAAATGTAAAAACATTCCATATGCAAATTTGGTTGGTTTGAGGGGAACTTCATCATCCATTCCTAGATATTTGAATGGATCTTCACAAATTGACAAGATTTTCCTTACAATATCTTCGGCCATTCTTCTTAATCTAGTTTTTTCCGTATGCAGTCCTAAATCCATATATCCGATAGGTTTTGCTAATAACTGAATCagatattttaataaaattattctgCTTTCACTATTGGATTTAAATTGTTCTGAGTAAAAgggaattattaaattatagAAGCGGAGAATATCTTGATAAAgtatttcaatatgaaaaacatCATTATCAGACCTTACTGAGGTTACACCATAATCTGGAACACTACACTTGTTGAGACGTATTTGTATCGAGTTAACACACCTACCTAGGTATATTGTATTTTCTCTTGGAGCTCTTCGAAGCACTTTGTAAATGCAATTGAGCAAAATAAAGAAGTTGGTGCTATCAGATAATTCAATTAAACCTACGAGTTGATGTAAAATATCGTCAACGAGAGAGGTTTCCACTACTTTCTCAAGCAATTTAACACATATGTTGAATATATCAGTACTTTCGGCTTCATACTTTGCACAAATATATTTCGATATAACAGGAACAAGCTCATTGGCACCAGTTTTCACAGCAGCATAATTTTGACTATCTTCTAATAAAGAACATGCAAGGCTAGTATCACCACTGTCTAAAGCGCTTTCCACTTCATCGGctaatttttttgagttttcgGAAATAATTATCATAATGTAATAATTTGGGCTTACAAGAATTTAACTTAGCTGGTCTCAATAAAgattaaatcatttttttatttcaatatcaaagATAACAGtttttttacagaataagcAGTTCTGAGGCCAGTTGGGACTGAGGACTGAGTTGAAAATTGAACCACaaataaaaaactaaattttaatTGAACTCTTCAGTCTTTTTATCGTCAGTGTCGTCTCGCAGCGGTGCCAAACGTCTGAAACTCATCTTCGGTAGAAATGACTGCTCAAAACCAATCGATTTGGGGGAAAATCGGTAGAAGGAAGATTTTTCTAAGAATctcaatttttaaaataaaacagaaaCAAAGGAACATTTTAATACATTTTCTGGGAACACCTTTCCAAATCCAATTAAAATCGAACAAGATCATCAAAGAGGAAGGATTCATGTGAATCAAgtgagaattattattattattataatttgatttgaatgaaaCCCTTTCTTACGTATTTATATCGTGCAAGATGGGTGCGGGGAATCCCCTATTATTATGTGAATTATGGAGGGTACAGATATCTCCACCCTCCATAATGTGAATTGAACCATTGAACGAGATCAAGAGGAGTTCAACTAATCTCTTGTCCTATGTTTGGATGCTGgtgttttactttttaatcatattaTTCTCTTGTCTATGCatcgaaatatggaaaatatttcattcttcgGTGAAAGATTCAATTTTGACATAtctatttaattgaaaaatcggTAGATATCTCAATTTTCGGTATTTCGGGGTCTTCAAATCGGAAGAAATGCTGAAAGATCGGTAAGTTCGGCAACACTGTCCGTCTCGTCTTGCCACTCGTTTGACAGTTAAAATGCTCGTCACGATCACTGACAGCGATGACACCTTTGataattctatgttctaagtcctcaataaatattttgaaatttgggTTATTTTAAAATTAGGTGCTGAACTAGTGCCggagttaatttttttgaaaatggcACTCACATTCGAAAATGTAATGgagtattattataaaaatcccaAATTTTCAGATCCATCTGATATATCCTGTAGAAATTTGTAAGTacatgaaaaagaaaataataggcGAATTAATTCAACTATTCTTTTTCAGGAATCCTATCAAGAAATGGCTCAAAGATCAATTAAAACAGAATACCggaaaaaataatgatatatcTAGCCTTATTcgcaaagaaggaaataaattttataagGAGAAATCTTTAACAAATAGTTTAAAatcttataactctagtatgtGTTATGCACAAGAATCTTCAGAGGAGTATTTCTTAGCTTTAGCTAATAGATCAGCTGCAACATTTGAGCTAGAAAGATATGAAGTAAGTGCTATAAGAGATATATTATATTAGTAAGTTAGCTCTTTTAATACACAAGCTGTAAGCTTCTAAGAGATATTCACAGAGGGTAAGAATAGAAAACATTAGTACACATAAAGTATATTTTTTCTCTGTATATGAACTGTTCCAATATGATATTTAGTTAACACGTTCACGGACACTTATTTTTCATGCTATGTGCATAGTTGGACAGAAACGGCATAAACTGCATCGGTTTTTTTTCTGACTGGGCACTGACGGCATTTGCCGTCAAAGGCTTGGTGCGTTGTAAATATGTTTAGCGAGGTTTCACGTCAATTTTGTATATGAAAGTCCCTCTGGACACATGTTAGGGTTCTAGATGCGCTTCAGTTCGAATTTATATGCAGTTGGACATTGTGTGTAATCAGTGCTTGATTGAATACACATTGAAAATGGATGAGCAGAGAATTTATCGAAATAATACACAAAGGAAATAAGTCCATACCAtccaaaaattctataaagaaTACTGGTCATGTTCTTTAGGCCATACCTATACCAGAACACTCTAACAAGCATGGAAAATATTATAAACGCTGTTTGCAGTGCTATAGGATGAAGAGAAGAAAAAACTGCTTGGCAGTGTCACGATTGTATAGGCAAGCCACCCCTTCGTGAAGGGAAATGTTTTCAGGATTGGCATGAATAAGTGATAtttttagtaatattttttggtaattttttagtaatattttttaccaAAGCATTTTGTACTGATCTCTTCAGCTTGAAtacatgttttttttctttcgaaataaaGTGTTTTGATTTAAACTTTTAACATGCCGTATATGATGTCATTGCCATTTGTGAATGAACTATGATTTTTGCTGGATATGACGTTATATGATGCAGtgtttattttcagtatttCTGATTTTTGGAAAATAGTGATTCTAAAGCTACAAGCTTTCTCTATGTGCAAAAGAACCCATTATATCGCTGTGACAATCTGAGTGCATCCGACTATTTTTTAGTGTCCTGCTGGATTCAAAGTCAATGACGTGATATGACGTCACTGTCCGTGAACATGTTAATACAAATCTATATTGAAAGAAACACTCTCTCAAGTGAATTCCTTATGCCAAGTTTTTCAATCTACCTCTTATCTTATTTATCTACTTTCACATAAAAAATTCCAACTTTCAAGTCttttatatttaaatttaattaataccTACATTATATTTTAGGATTGTCTGAAAGATGTAAATTTATGTTTGGATTCTCCTACCTATCCTATGAATTTGAGGCCAAAATTATATTCTAGAAAAGATGAATGTTTGAAAAAACTTGATAAAATCTCAAacacaaaaaatcaatttgaaaatgacaTGGCTGTTAAAACCGAACAATTACCTTTGTTTGAAAATGGCGAAAATCCGAATTATGCATATGCTGCTCCTGCGATAGAATTAAGGTGATTATTTAGTTATGAATGTGGGTATAGATTCTGAAATATATAACACATGCAATTAGACAGTCACAAGTTTTTATTGTCATTTGTTATAAGAACATCATTTAAGTATGTAAGATTATagctgaattttgaatttttctattagTTTTTTGCTGCTTGAACTCTGTAAGAGTGGAGAATAATATCCAAGAATATCTACCCAATGACAAGATTCACAGCTAAGTTCAATTTACGTAATAGATGTTTAGTTTAAGCTCAAATGATTGTTCTTAGTTGAAAATACACCCCAAATATGCAGAGGAACTGTACAAATAGTAATGCCATTATATAATTTTATGGCAAACAAAAACATGTTTccactttgaattttatttttgacaggTTTTTGGGTTGCCTAATAACAGATTTTAAATACACTTTGGGTATGGACCGTATATCTCCTTCCTCAAAGAGCGGTGAGTATTTCCTCAAACTAAGGTGAGTTGTCTGTTATCAGAGCAACCTTACATTTATTCTGGCGAGGTTCAAAAACCACTACCACTCGTCTTCTCATTTAATTTTCAGATGTTTATGAACATATTCCATGACATCTGAGACTCAAAGactttattgagattttttagtTGTTTCCAAATTACAAGAGTTATCAATAACCTTCAAATATCTGTCAAGGCAAAATTTTGTTGCGGTCCAaagcaggttacctgaaatattgaaaaccgcTAGTAACCGCTCCGAAATTCTCGGCAATATCCGGGCCATACCCTCTGTGTTTTCAATGCTTGATTCAGGGCTAATTACCGATCTTGAAGGTATAATActtgagttttttattttttttttttcaaatcaaatcaaacttAATATCCCATTTTCTGTATTAATACGACTGTACTATAAAAACCTGAAGAGAAATTACAAAAAGCTGTTATAAACAGTGTCTTTCCTATTTTGAGTGAAACAGATAAAACATAGTGTagtagtggtaaaaattttattagaaTTTCAGGCTTGGCTCAATCTAAGAAGTAGGCCTGATGGCATGTGCATTTTAAACACGTACCATGAGACTCAGAATAGACATGAAATAGTATTAGTGTGGTGAGGACTTAAAACCTGTTATTAGGCAACCTGActtgtcaaaattaaaattcaatgtGGCAGCGATTGGGGTTTAGAAACTTTTCCTGCGCCAAAAGCTTTAGCTTTTCTAGTATTAAATTTTACTTTTCAGTTAAAAATAAGGATATCAGAAAGTTTTTGGATGGTCTTTATGTGTCAGAAAAGACAACAGTTGTACAAGGTTCCTTCAGACTCGCCAATTTTGATAAAAAGAGTCGGCAAAGCCATTAATAGAAAAGAGTAGTAGTATAAGCTTGTACAGCATGCCTGACACAAAAGTGTACAAGACAACGAACAGTCGAGTTCATCTAATCCGATGGAGTAAAACTGAGGTGCCAATCAAATTCAATCGATTGTGGGCATTAAAGCCAATTATACTTCCTGTAATGGAGGAAATTAAATGATGCCATAATAATTTGCAGGTTCAATGAAGAAAAAGGAAGACATGTAGTGGCTAAGCAAACTATTAAAAAGGGAGATACCTTATTCATTGAGAAAGCATTTGCATTTGGCCCAATATTTGATGAACACTCAAGAACAATGCATATGCTGAAATGTCATGAGTGTCTTAATGATATTTACTGTGGTGTTCCGTAAGtacttcaaaaaaaattatgattgaaTAATGTTGAAACTGCAAATAAGTTCAAAATTGCTATAATGAAGgcattgtcaaattttgataaaaaCTATTCAATCACTGTCATTTATTCTAATATTGTGTTAATGTTTGAATAGATAATAACTAATTTTCATAATGTTTGCGGCAATTATTTCGCCAATTCTGTGGCTTCTTCAGGTTATACATTTCGACCGATTATCGCAAACATTAGAATATTAGTggtaattatttcgaaatatacatatatatgtaAATACAGGCTGTTTCAAGTTGGACTGCCTATTGGACGTTTCTGAAGAACAGGGCCGATTtggaatctgaaaattcggataAAATATTGAGCGATTCCTATTGAGCTTGAATATTTCCTAAGCACCGGCACTTTcggttatacaagaaatgaaaaaattttttttttttcatttcgattcttagatattatcaggatttccattctcaatcaCTCATTCCTCacattattgcgttagttctaatagttttcaaaatattgaaaaaaaaaactgaaaaaaaaaagaatttccatAATCACTATTatgtgaattattatttttcctatAAATTACCTATGCCTAAACTTGATTCACTTTGCCGAAGAAAATTATGTAGAAATATCGTGCatctcttgaatttgagaaatatcatcacgtggtgtttcaaatattgggatcataactttcgattttcaaattagaaccttatttttttatgaattcgtTGGATTTTATGGAGAAAAATAAGAGTAGTATAATACAAAAACTTGtcagaaatttatttttctcacaAGTTTACTTTTGCCAACTTTTGTCCACATTCCTGAcaagtttttatattatattgtttatCATGGACGAAAACCAAACCTAAAGGGTAGTGTTCAGACATGACCATGCCCCTAGTTtaattattcg is a window of Harmonia axyridis chromosome 2, icHarAxyr1.1, whole genome shotgun sequence DNA encoding:
- the LOC123674275 gene encoding uncharacterized protein LOC123674275 translates to MIIISENSKKLADEVESALDSGDTSLACSLLEDSQNYAAVKTGANELVPVISKYICAKYEAESTDIFNICVKLLEKVVETSLVDDILHQLVGLIELSDSTNFFILLNCIYKVLRRAPRENTIYLGRCVNSIQIRLNKCSVPDYGVTSVRSDNDVFHIEILYQDILRFYNLIIPFYSEQFKSNSESRIILLKYLIQLLAKPIGYMDLGLHTEKTRLRRMAEDIVRKILSICEDPFKYLGMDDEVPLKPTKFAYGMFLHFLLDENVDYEVVPRIYSSTYIFRSSLIFISKLLDSYSNYVILKGLCTLEMLLKRTPKLSHFILDLEGNKSIWEALLKVIIYNQHQEMRQRALDIFKLYLYKFEPKAQYLLLTNWIFEIDHSNVAGYLITQYKEILVELQKEHHSDLCYFEGEKMYTFIKRCCGTIDIDSILQYDKLISLLNLMRFTILQVEDTEKFKNTANIWKSEFLDRLQFSLEKLSKVINQKIFSVENDDTEANFEFDLNFEDAEMLNALSSKAEKLESLYASRTKIEITESILKRIMELLAEKNC